The following are encoded together in the Blattabacterium cuenoti BPAA genome:
- the sufC gene encoding Fe-S cluster assembly ATPase SufC: protein MLNIENLHASIENKKVLRGINLKINAGESHVIMGPNGSGKSTLASIIAGKKEYKINEGNIYFLNQNLKNFSPEERAHLGIFLSFQHPIEIPGVSIFNFIKTAVDSIREARNIKKISSKDLLSKIKEKSSLLNIEKSFFYRSLNEGFSGGEKKRNEIFQMMMLDPLLSVLDEVDSGLDIDALRVVAQGINDFRNKNNSILIITHYKRLLDYIFSDYIIHILYNGKIIQSGDQKLAEKLEKEGYDWIVKNKV from the coding sequence ATGTTAAATATAGAAAATTTACATGCTTCTATAGAAAACAAAAAAGTTCTTAGAGGAATTAACTTAAAAATCAATGCAGGAGAAAGTCATGTTATTATGGGACCTAATGGTTCTGGAAAAAGTACTCTTGCTTCTATAATAGCAGGAAAGAAAGAATATAAAATCAATGAAGGAAACATTTATTTTTTGAATCAAAATTTAAAAAATTTTTCACCAGAAGAAAGGGCCCATTTAGGAATCTTCCTATCTTTTCAACATCCAATAGAAATACCAGGAGTATCCATTTTTAATTTTATTAAAACAGCGGTTGATTCTATTCGTGAAGCACGAAATATAAAAAAAATATCTTCTAAAGATCTTTTATCAAAAATAAAAGAAAAGTCTTCTTTATTAAATATTGAAAAAAGTTTTTTTTATCGTTCTTTAAATGAAGGTTTTTCTGGAGGAGAAAAAAAACGTAATGAAATATTTCAAATGATGATGTTAGATCCTTTATTATCTGTTTTAGATGAAGTTGATTCAGGTTTAGATATAGATGCATTGCGTGTAGTTGCTCAAGGTATTAACGATTTTAGAAATAAAAACAATTCTATTTTAATTATTACTCATTACAAAAGGTTATTAGACTACATTTTTTCAGACTATATTATACATATTCTATATAATGGAAAAATTATACAGTCAGGAGATCAAAAATTAGCTGAAAAATTAGAAAAAGAAGGATATGATTGGATAGTGAAAAATAAAGTATAA
- the sufD gene encoding Fe-S cluster assembly protein SufD, translating to MQLKEKIALLINQFYSEEKKDSYMSFLKRKHFDFFHKKGFPSSTNEEWKNTNIDSIINQDYNVVSENVKIENIEHQKIKKLTFLKKEKSLILIFIDGKYHPHLSYTQHVKNIFLSNILSLKENEIKDYYGKLSYQYDAFYTLNTLLLKDGAYVYIPNNVILESPIEILHISTGMESNILLNNRNLIVVGKHSYVRIIEHYKCLRKHFVLINSVSEIYAMNHSTIDYYKVQDDLVETTVIDNTSFQQKKNSKCTIYTFSFQGNFIRNNLKFYSIGEKTYSYLYGISLLSGRQFVDHHTLIDHLCSNAYSFQLYKNILCEKSKGIFNGKIIINELIKEINAFQKNHNILLSNEACIYAKPQLEIYSESVKCSHGCTVGNIQESELFYLQSRGISEKKAKMLLLFSFLEDMLISIHIFELKKLIHKKMKKKLDKHL from the coding sequence ATGCAGTTAAAAGAAAAAATAGCTTTATTAATTAATCAATTTTATTCTGAAGAAAAAAAAGACTCTTATATGTCTTTTTTAAAACGAAAACATTTTGATTTTTTCCATAAAAAAGGGTTTCCTTCTTCTACAAATGAGGAATGGAAAAATACAAATATTGACTCAATTATTAATCAGGATTATAATGTTGTTTCTGAAAATGTAAAAATAGAAAATATAGAACATCAAAAAATAAAAAAATTAACTTTTCTAAAAAAAGAAAAATCTTTAATTTTGATTTTTATAGATGGAAAATATCATCCTCATCTTTCTTATACACAACATGTAAAAAATATTTTTTTGTCAAATATCTTATCGCTCAAAGAAAATGAAATTAAAGATTATTATGGAAAACTATCATATCAATATGATGCATTTTATACTTTAAATACTCTCTTGTTAAAAGATGGAGCATATGTTTATATTCCTAATAATGTTATTTTAGAATCTCCCATAGAAATATTGCATATTTCTACAGGAATGGAATCCAATATTCTGTTGAATAACAGAAATTTGATTGTAGTGGGAAAACATTCCTATGTTAGAATTATAGAACATTACAAATGTTTAAGAAAACACTTCGTTCTTATAAATTCTGTAAGCGAAATTTATGCCATGAATCATAGTACAATTGACTACTACAAAGTGCAAGATGATTTAGTAGAAACTACTGTAATAGATAATACATCTTTTCAACAAAAGAAAAATAGCAAATGTACTATTTATACTTTTTCTTTTCAAGGAAATTTTATAAGAAATAATTTAAAATTTTATTCCATCGGAGAAAAAACATATTCCTATTTGTATGGAATCTCTCTATTATCAGGAAGACAGTTTGTAGATCATCATACTTTGATAGATCATTTATGTTCAAATGCTTATAGTTTTCAATTATATAAAAATATTTTATGTGAAAAATCTAAAGGAATTTTTAATGGAAAAATCATTATTAATGAATTAATAAAAGAAATAAATGCTTTCCAAAAAAATCATAATATTCTTCTTTCTAATGAAGCGTGTATATATGCCAAACCTCAATTAGAAATTTATTCTGAGTCTGTAAAGTGTTCGCATGGTTGTACCGTAGGTAACATACAAGAATCTGAGTTATTTTATCTTCAATCAAGAGGAATTTCTGAAAAAAAAGCTAAAATGTTATTATTATTCTCTTTTCTAGAGGATATGTTGATTTCTATTCATATTTTTGAATTGAAAAAATTGATACATAAAAAAATGAAGAAAAAATTAGATAAACATTTATAA